The Gemmatimonadota bacterium genome contains the following window.
GCGCCTCACGGAGCGGGAACGGGAGCTGGCCCTGGCCGACGAACGCGGCACGCACGCGGAGCGCCGGCTTGCCCAGATCGGCGCGGAGCGCGAGGAGTTACGCCGCCGAGCTGCCGAGCTGGAAGAGGAGCTCCGCTCCCTCGGGGAGGCGCGCGCCGGTGAGCAAGCGGTCCTCGAACAACACGCCGAACGGCTGGCTGGCCTCCAGGCGCGCCAGCAGGTGGTGCGCGCGGAGCTGGAGGAGCTGCGCCACCAGGATAGCCTGCAGCGCTCCCTGGCACAGGAGCTGATTCAGCGGCTGGCGAAGGTCGAGGGCGATGCTGCTGCCGCGGGCGCCCGCGTGGGCGAGCTGGAGGCGCGGCTATCTCGACTCGACGGTGAACAACGCGAGCTGGAAGCAGAATGGGCACGGCTGGAAGAGCAGCGTGACCTGTTTGGCGAGCGCGTTCGCGAGCTGGCTTCCGCGCACGCGGAGCTGGAAGCGGAGCACCGGGAGGGAATGCAGCGCGTCCGCGAGCTCGAGGCGCGTCACGACCGGGCGCGACACAGACTCGCGGACGCAGAGGAGCAGGCCGACCTGCTGGCCGGCCGGATCCGCGCGCTGGAAGCCCTGGAACGGGACTTCCATGGCTTTGCGCCCGCGGTGGCCGCCGCGCTGGCAGCGCAGGATCGCCTGGAAGGGCTCGTGGGTCCGGTTGCGCGCCTGCTCGAGCTGCCGCCAGCTACCGCGGCGGCGGTCGAGGCGACGCTCGGCTCGTTGCTGCAGGCGCTAGTGGTGCGAGATGCCGCGGCCGGCAAGCGCGTGCGGGACTGGTTGGCGCAGCACGCTGCGGATAAAGGGCCTCTCGCGCTGCTGCCCCAGGATGCGCTCCCCCGGCTGGAAGCGCTGCTCGAGGCCTTCGAGTTCGCAGGCAGCGCCAGGGGCGAGCCAGCTATTCTGGGCCGGGCGGAGCGAGTTGCACAGGCGCGGTCGGCGGCTGAGGCGGCGGCACGGGCGCGCGATGAAGAAGCGGGCGCGCGCGTGGCGGCGGCGGAACTGCTGGCCGGCGCCGAGACCGCCCGCCGCGAGCTGGAGTCCCGGCTCTCAGAGGTCGAGGCGGTGCTGCGCCGTGCGCAAGCCGATGACCAGTCCCGTGCGCTGGACCGGGAACGCGTCCAGCGTGCAAATCGCGAAGTGGAGCGGCGGCATGCCGAGTTGCAGCTCGTAATCGAGGAGGCCCGCCAGGCGCAGGCACGGGCGGCGCAGGACCGCACAAGTCTCGAGGCGGAGCGTGCCCATTTCGCGAGCGTCGCCGAAGCCTCGGCTCGCGGCCTGGCCGAGCAGCAGTTGCTCTGGGAGCAGGTGCGCGACGAGGAGTCGGAGATCCGCGTGGCCCATGCACGCGCCGAAAGCGCGGCCGCGGGGCTCGAGCAGCGTCTCGTCGCCGTGCGCCAGGAGCTCACCCAGACCGGTGGCCGCCGCGCCGCTCTGGACAACGAGGAAGCCGAACACCGCCGCGCGTTGGGGCAGCTCGAAGGGCTGCACGCCGATGCCGGTGCCGCACTCGAAGAGTTGTTCCAGCAGCGCGATGCCCTTGCCGGCGAGCTGCGCGCAGTCGAAGAACGGCTGTCCGCGACGAGCGAGGCGACTGCGCAGCTCGAAGGCCGGATCCGCGGCCTGCGCGCCGCTGCCGAGGAGCTGACCGAGCAGCGGCACCGCATCGAACTTGAGCGTGCGGGCGCGGAGAGCGCACACCGTGCGATCCGGGAGCGCCTCGAGGGCGAGTGGGGCCGCCCCTTCCAGCAGCTCCTGCAGAGCACGGAGCCGGCGAAGGGTGAGCCGGAAGCACTCCGGGCAGAGCTCCAGGCCGTGGCGGCGGACCTCGAACGCCTCGGGCCCGTCAACATGCTGGCCATGGAAGAGCACGCGGAGGAGAGTCGCAGGCTCGAGTTCCTGACTACGCAACGCGAGGACCTGCGCCGCGCGCGCGACGACCTGCAGGCCGCGATCCGACAGATCAACCGTACGGCCCGGCAGATGTTCATTGAGACCTTCGAGCAGATCCGCGCGAACTGCCGTCGCACGTTCGAGACCCTGTTCGAGGGCGGCGAATGCGACGTCTGGCTCGAGAACCCGGAGGACCCGCTCGAGTCCACCATCGAGATCTCCGCTTCGCCCCGCGGCAAGCGGACGCAGCGCATCCACCTGCTCAGTGGAGGCGAGCGCGCACTTACCGCGCTGGCCCTGCTCTTTGCCATCTACCTGGTCAAGCCCAGCCCCTTCTGCGTCCTCGACGAGGTCGATGCCCCGCTCGATGAGGCCAACATCGGCCGCTTCCTCGCCATGGTCGGCCAGTTCAAGGCGGAGACCCAGTTCATTGTCATCACCCACAACCCCCGCACCATGGAAGCCGCCGACTGGATCTACGGCGTGACCATGGAGGAACCCGGCGTGAGTTCCGTTGTGGGCGTGCGGCTGGAAGATGTCATTGCCGGCGCGCAAGCCGTTTCGTAGCGCGGCCGCGAAGTGGGCAGCCCTGCTGTTCCTGCTCCTGACCCTTCCCGCGCAGGCCCAAGAGGCGGGCGCCAGAGCGGCCGGACGGGCGCTGCCGCCCGATACACCACCCCCACGGATCGTCTGGGTCTTCCTTCGGCCCGGGGTGGCGGAGACCTCGCTTCCTGCGGGGCCGCCGACGAACCGGGGTGCGGCAGCACGCGCTGCCAAGCTCCCAACCCGCGCCGCACCGGTGACACCGGAAACCCTGCTCCGAATCCGGGCCGCTGGCGCGCGGATCCGCTACGCCAGCCGCTGGCTGGGCGCGGTCAGCGCCTGGGCCGATTCCGCGACCCTCGAGCGGCTGCGCCAGCTTCCGGAAGTTCAAGAAATTCGGCCGGTGCGGGCCTCGCTGGCGGAGCCGCTACTGGCGGCCGCAGCGCGCGGATCGCTCACCTCCGCGGCCGCGGTCACGGCGGGAACCGCCCATGGCCCGGCCAGCCCGCCAACGGAGGCGGGGAACGAGCTGACTGCCGCCACCTCGCCGCTCGAACAGCTCGGAGTGCCCGGCGCGCACGCGCTCGGCCTCACGGGGAACGGCATCGTCATAGCCCTGCTGGATACCGGCTTCAGCCGGGAGCACGAAGCGCTGGACAGCGCTCGGGTCAAAGCCGCCTGGGATTTCCTCGGCGGCGACTCAGTGGTCGCGAACCAGCCTGGAGACCACCCGGACGCCGAGCTGCGCGGCACCTGGGTATGGTCCCTGCTCGGCGGGAATCGACCCGGCCGCCTGGTCGGGCCGGCCCCGGGCGCCACCTTCGTGCTGGCCAAGGTCGACGACGTCGCTGCCTTCCCGCGCGCGGACGAGGACCGCTGGGTGGCGGGACTCGAGTGGGCCGTCGATTCGATGGGTGCCCGCATTGTCAGCTCCTCGCTGACTTACAAGGCTTTCGACGACGGGTTCCGCTACGGCGAGGCGGACTTGAACGGCGACGTCAGCGTAGCCAGCATAGCGGCCGACGAGGCCGCGAGGCGCGGGGTGCTGGTCGTGAACGCCATGGGTGACGCCGGCCCGGCGCCGTTCAGCCTCTTCGCTCCGGCCGATGCCGACAGCATCATTGCCGTCGGCGCGGTCGACTCGCTGGGACAAGCATGGCGCGAGTCCAGCCGCGGGCCGACGGCCGACGGACGCATCAAGCCGGACCTGGCAGCGCGGGGCGTGGATGTGCTCGCCGCGTCCGCCCGCGGCCGCACGTCCTACGACCAGGTTAGTGGCACCAGTATCGCGACGCCCCTGATCGCCGGCGCCGCCGCCCTGCTGCTCGAGGCATGGCCTGAGCTGGGCCCTATGGACGTGCGCCGGGCGCTCAGCCTCTCCGCCAGCCGGGCGCGTGCGCCGGACAATGCCGTCGGCGCCGGCGTGCCCGACGTGGCCTCTGCGGTCGTGTTCCCGGAGGGCATCAGCTCCTTGCGCGTTCTGGGCATCGCGGGCGCAGGGACGTTGACCAGCCTGTCGCCCGAGTTCCAGTGGGCCGTCCCGCGCGTCCACCCACGCGCCGGCCCGGTACGTTACCGCCTCGAAATCTCCAGCGACTCACAGTTCGCGAGCATACTCTACCGCGACTCCGTCGTGAACGCGTTTTCGATTCGCCTGCGGCAGGCGCTGCACCCCAGGGATGGGTTGTGGTGGCGCATCGTGGCCGAGACCGGTGGGGGGGTCCGGCGAATTGCGGCTCAGCAGGCGCCGCTCACGCTGCCCCCTTGGGTGCGACTGAAGACGCTGAACTCGCCCAGCGGCACGTTCACGGCAGCGGTGCGCCCGCGGCTGGTCTGGTCCGCGCTCACTGCTCTGCCGCCCGTGGGGCCGCTGACCTTTGACGTGCAGGTCGTGTCCGCCCAGACGGGGGAGATCGTGCAGCTATTCCCCGGCCTGACCGACACGACCGTGACGGCGGAGCCGCTCGCCTACAATCACCCCTACCGCTGGCGCGTCATTGCGCGCTCCCCGCTGGGCGCGGCCGATACCGTGGAAAGCGTGGCGCCCTTCGTGGTCACCAGCACGGACCAGCCCCCCGCGACTTTGCTCTATCAGAACTTCCCCAACCCCTTCCCGCGACCGGGGCGTGACACGGAAATCACCGAGATCTGGTTCGACCTGGACCGGCGCACGCTGGTCGAACTGGCGGTTTACGACTTGCGGGGACGGCTGGTGCGCCGGCTGGTGCCTTTGGCCGGGTGCGCAGCCGTGGAGCTGGATCCCGGACTCTACGGTCGCGAGGGGCTCGGCCGCCCCGATCCGTGCGTGCTGACCGCCTGGGACGGCCGGGATGAGGAAGGCCGCGGCGTGCCCAGCGGCGTGTACCTTCTGCGCATGAGGACCTCGGCCGGCACCCAGATCCGGCGCATGCTCTTCCTCCCCGACTAGCGGGGGAGCCATGGACATGACTGTCGTGGGCTCCGGCACCCTCGTACCCGATGCCGAGCGCGTCTGCGCCTGCTACTTCATTGCCGCCGGAA
Protein-coding sequences here:
- a CDS encoding S8 family serine peptidase; amino-acid sequence: MSLPARKPFRSAAAKWAALLFLLLTLPAQAQEAGARAAGRALPPDTPPPRIVWVFLRPGVAETSLPAGPPTNRGAAARAAKLPTRAAPVTPETLLRIRAAGARIRYASRWLGAVSAWADSATLERLRQLPEVQEIRPVRASLAEPLLAAAARGSLTSAAAVTAGTAHGPASPPTEAGNELTAATSPLEQLGVPGAHALGLTGNGIVIALLDTGFSREHEALDSARVKAAWDFLGGDSVVANQPGDHPDAELRGTWVWSLLGGNRPGRLVGPAPGATFVLAKVDDVAAFPRADEDRWVAGLEWAVDSMGARIVSSSLTYKAFDDGFRYGEADLNGDVSVASIAADEAARRGVLVVNAMGDAGPAPFSLFAPADADSIIAVGAVDSLGQAWRESSRGPTADGRIKPDLAARGVDVLAASARGRTSYDQVSGTSIATPLIAGAAALLLEAWPELGPMDVRRALSLSASRARAPDNAVGAGVPDVASAVVFPEGISSLRVLGIAGAGTLTSLSPEFQWAVPRVHPRAGPVRYRLEISSDSQFASILYRDSVVNAFSIRLRQALHPRDGLWWRIVAETGGGVRRIAAQQAPLTLPPWVRLKTLNSPSGTFTAAVRPRLVWSALTALPPVGPLTFDVQVVSAQTGEIVQLFPGLTDTTVTAEPLAYNHPYRWRVIARSPLGAADTVESVAPFVVTSTDQPPATLLYQNFPNPFPRPGRDTEITEIWFDLDRRTLVELAVYDLRGRLVRRLVPLAGCAAVELDPGLYGREGLGRPDPCVLTAWDGRDEEGRGVPSGVYLLRMRTSAGTQIRRMLFLPD